The following proteins are co-located in the Gigantopelta aegis isolate Gae_Host chromosome 5, Gae_host_genome, whole genome shotgun sequence genome:
- the LOC121373771 gene encoding gastrula zinc finger protein XlCGF8.2DB-like, producing the protein MSESEKNDKNYLCEVCSKQFGHSWDLKKHLLIHSGEKAFQCGICSQNFTHSWYLKTHMTMHTGEKPFTCEICSMRFSHKANLNRHSASHSRQRQFRCEFCEKSYTLKAHLSRHQLTHSGDHPYTCGVCSQGFLQGGDLTNHMVVHTGEKKFWCDVCSKSFAWKSNLSRHAMIHAGVKRFQCQICTKSFSQNEALKGHLLTHTSEKPFSCDECGKRFRVRQNLNAHMKYHAGDMPYECGECAQRFTQPYKLKDHMLTHTGSKEFECDVCSKRFAWKANLTSHLITHTGEKRYGCDLCEQRFTSNAAAIKHTRRSHKALCANT; encoded by the coding sequence ATGTCAGAGTCGGAGAAGAATGACAAGAACTATTTGTGCGAGGTGTGTTCCAAACAGTTCGGACACAGCTGGGATCTGAAGAAGCACCTCCTCATCCACAGTGGGGAGAAAGCCTTCCAGTGCGGGATTTGCTCCCAGAACTTCACCCACAGCTGGTACCTCAAGACCCACATGACCATGCACACTGGAGAAAAACCGTTTACCTGTGAAATATGCTCCATGCGATTCTCCCACAAAGCTAACCTCAACAGACACTCCGCCTCCCACTCCAGGCAGCGACAGTTCAGATGCGAATTCTGCGAAAAGTCTTACACTTTGAAGGCGCACCTTTCGCGGCACCAACTGACGCATTCGGGCGACCACCCGTACACGTGCGGAGTATGTTCCCAGGGTTTCCTACAGGGAGGTGATCTCACGAATCACATGGTAGTGCACACGGGAGAAAAGAAATTCTGGTGCGACGTCTGTTCGAAATCTTTCGCGTGGAAGTCCAACTTGAGCAGACACGCGATGATCCACGCAGGCGTTAAACGATTCCAGTGCCAAATCTGCACCAAGAGCTTCAGCCAGAACGAGGCTCTCAAAGGTCATCTGCTGACCCATACGTCGGAGAAGCCGTTCAGTTGTGACGAATGCGGGAAGAGGTTTCGCGTACGGCAGAATCTGAACGCACACATGAAGTACCATGCGGGAGATATGCCCTACGAGTGCGGGGAGTGTGCACAGCGATTCACGCAGCCCTACAAACTCAAAGACCACATGTTGACGCACACCGGAAGTAAGGAATTCGAGTGTGACGTGTGCTCGAAGCGGTTTGCGTGGAAGGCGAATCTGACGTCACACTTGATCACTCATACGGGGGAGAAGAGATACGGTTGTGACCTTTGTGAGCAGCGGTTCACCAGCAACGCCGCAGCGATTAAACACACACGAAGAAGCCACAAAGCACTTTGTGCGAACACGTGA
- the LOC121373584 gene encoding bcl-2-related ovarian killer protein-like: protein MSLSDDVDTIADVAKIICDYYITEKLLLKRKPKRKRKRCYGNCEYSECFRRAGHVLERLYPNVYTDVSRKISVTMTSSTVVKTDLSSVLEILFRDGVTWGKIVSMFAVSSCFAEECIQQGHSEFVDDVIDCVGTFTAVHLREWLTKEGGWGGFEPLLEEKKEFKVHIIVDVLGLLVIFILVLALLLLLR from the exons ATGTCTTTATCTGATGACGTCGATACTATCGCCGACGTAGCTAAAATTATATGCGACTATTACATAACCGAAAAACTATTACTCAAAAGAAAACCGAAAAGAAAGCGGAAACGTTGCTATGGCAACTGCGAATATTCCGAATGCTTCAGAAGAGCAGGGCACGTCCTTGAACGATTGTACCCGAATGTGTATACCGACGTCTCACGGAAAATCTCGGTgacaatgacgtcatcaactgTCGTGAAGACCGACTTGAGTTCCGTTTTAGAGATTCTGTTTCGGGACGGTGTCACGTGGGGGAAGATCGTGTCGATGTTTGCCGTGTCCTCGTGCTTCGCGGAGGAGTGCATCCAGCAAGGACATTCTGAGTTTGTCGATGACGTCATAGACTGCGTTGGAACATTTACAGCCGTCCATCTTAGGGAGTGGTTGACTAAAGAAGGTGGTTGG GGAGGATTTGAGCCCCTGCTGGAAGAGAAAAAAGAGTTCAAAGTTCACATCATCGTCGATGTTTTGGGACTGCTGGTGATATTCATCCTAGTTCTAgcattgctactgctacttcgGTGA
- the LOC121373769 gene encoding gastrula zinc finger protein XlCGF8.2DB-like, translated as MNNVPCASSDQSTTPIIVLFNQFLIIGNPSFKYCHLCNRRIKPLYTVVDSGKNPSLTMSSESSGKHEKRFVCEVCSKRFKHNYDLKKHSLIHTGERAYKCGVCSQSFIHSWYLTTHMKVHTGEKPHQCEICRMRFSQRANLVRHAVSHTGKKSFKCDVCSKSFTLNVNLKRHMLSHTRAHPYTCGLCKQGFPQACDLKKHMVVHTGVKDYTCEVCSKTFAWKSNLTKHALIHAGVKRYQCNVCSKTFSQKESLNGHASTHTSEKAFACDVCGKAFRKRQSLRSHMKYHTGDLRFECGECGQRFAQPYKLKAHMLTHTGQKEFQCDVCCKRFAWKSNLNAHLVTHSGEKKYKCRWCSKSYTSNACLVRHVAKYHADVQ; from the exons ATGAACAATGTTCCGTGCGCGAGTTCGGACCAGTCTACGACTCCCATAATAGTTCTCTTTAATCAGTTTTTAATTATCGGTAATCCTTCCTTTAAATATTGCCATTTGTGTAATCGGCGTATTAAGCCATTATACACAGTTGTTG ATTCAGGCAAAAACCCAAGTCTTACGATGTCGTCTGAGTCCAGCGGAAAACACGAGAAACGTTTTGTCTGTGAAGTGTGTTCGAAGAGGTTTAAACACAACTACGATCTGAAGAAACACTCACTAATCCACACTGGCGAACGGGCTTACAAGTGCGGCGTGTGTTCGCAGTCGTTCATCCACAGCTGGTATCTGACCACGCACATGAAAGTCCACACCGGAGAGAAACCTCACCAGTGTGAAATCTGTCGCATGCGCTTCTCACAGCGCGCCAATTTGGTTCGCCACGCTGTCAGCCATACCGGGAAGAAGTCTTTCAAATGTGACGTCTGTTCGAAGTCCTTCACCTTGAACGTGAACCTCAAACGACACATGCTGTCTCACACGAGAGCCCACCCTTACACGTGCGGCCTCTGCAAGCAGGGATTCCCCCAGGCCTGCGATCTGAAGAAACATATGGTCGTTCACACGGGAGTCAAGGACTACACGTGCGAGGTGTGCTCCAAGACCTTCGCGTGGAAGTCGAACCTGACGAAGCACGCGCTCATTCACGCCGGCGTCAAACGCTACCAGTGCAACGTCTGCTCGAAGACCTTCAGCCAGAAGGAGTCGCTGAACGGTCACGCGTCGACGCACACGTCGGAGAAAGCGTTCGCGTGTGACGTGTGCGGCAAGGCGTTCCGCAAGCGGCAGAGTCTGCGCTCGCACATGAAGTACCACACGGGCGACCTGCGTTTCGAGTGCGGGGAGTGCGGCCAGCGCTTCGCACAGCCGTACAAGCTGAAGGCACACATGCTGACGCACACGGGCCAGAAAGAGTTCCAGTGTGACGTGTGCTGCAAGCGTTTCGCGTGGAAGTCCAACCTGAACGCGCATCTCGTCACGCACAGCGGCGAGAAGAAGTACAAGTGTCGCTGGTGCAGCAAGTCTTACACCAGCAATGCCTGTCTTGTCAGACACGTGGCCAAATATCACGCAGATGTGCAGTAA